The following coding sequences lie in one Parafrankia discariae genomic window:
- a CDS encoding sugar phosphate isomerase/epimerase family protein, which yields MRAISAPTLLPLGHPFGAADVQTLVDAIADAGFDAAQLTSSHLAGAVADGMTPEEFFGHHRDRGLTIPTVEVLMEWVAADRPEIADQARPLLDIAQSAGSPTVIATMSETEVPSISGVAERLAYLCDLAAERGLRISFEFLPWSAVPNIRAAVRLLDAVDRDNLGLVVDMWHWFRQAGGPDYDTLRDVPAGRIHVLQLCDAPTRPADDLVMETLTARLLPGEGDVDLKTTLDVLFATGADPVVATEVYSASLAGQGPAEAARRAFAATETVLGGRLP from the coding sequence ATGAGGGCCATTTCGGCGCCGACTCTTTTACCACTCGGCCATCCGTTCGGCGCGGCCGACGTCCAGACACTCGTCGACGCCATCGCGGACGCGGGGTTCGACGCGGCGCAGCTGACGAGTTCGCACCTCGCTGGTGCCGTCGCTGACGGTATGACGCCGGAGGAGTTCTTCGGTCACCACCGGGACCGGGGGCTGACGATCCCCACCGTCGAGGTTCTGATGGAATGGGTCGCCGCCGACCGGCCGGAGATAGCCGACCAGGCCCGACCACTTCTCGACATCGCGCAGTCGGCCGGCTCACCGACGGTTATCGCGACGATGTCAGAGACCGAGGTCCCATCGATCTCCGGCGTGGCGGAGCGGCTGGCCTATCTGTGCGATCTCGCGGCGGAGCGGGGCCTGCGGATCAGTTTCGAGTTCCTGCCCTGGTCGGCGGTGCCGAACATCAGGGCGGCGGTGCGGCTCCTGGACGCGGTGGACCGCGACAATCTCGGCCTGGTGGTCGACATGTGGCACTGGTTCCGCCAGGCCGGTGGGCCCGACTACGACACGCTGCGGGACGTGCCGGCCGGGCGGATCCACGTCCTTCAGCTGTGTGACGCGCCCACCCGGCCGGCCGACGACCTGGTGATGGAGACGCTCACCGCCCGTCTGCTGCCCGGGGAAGGAGACGTCGACCTGAAGACCACCCTGGATGTGCTCTTCGCGACCGGGGCCGACCCCGTCGTGGCGACCGAGGTGTACTCCGCCTCGCTCGCGGGCCAGGGGCCGGCCGAGGCCGCGCGGCGCGCGTTCGCCGCCACGGAGACAGTCCTCGGCGGACGCCTTCCGTAG
- a CDS encoding PP2C family protein-serine/threonine phosphatase, with amino-acid sequence MDGVVPSGPVDLRELLTAVERAAPAHAVQAVAGELARTIDAVEASFLIADYAGGYLARLAPTRHPVDGDIMARVPVDGTVQGQVMRTQRVRVERGPTGTHVCVPVTARGEAIGVLEVLLPAGCATESVDAVATAGHALAYIVIPSRRYTDLFEWGQRSVPLGLAAEIQRRLLPESFTCEGAQVTVAGWLEPAGTVAGDTFDYSFSRSQLYVSLTDAMGHGLTAALLATLLVSSLRNVRRGGGDLAKQVTRANTMMVTQIRPDEFVTGLLLQVDLHSGAVSVVNAGHVPFYRLRAREVQAISFPADPPFGMFEGTSYQIHSFRLHPGDRLLLVTDGMMERNAAQVDLSAALVETRDLHPRELVQDLTGRVLQVTGENLDDDATVFCLDWYGSDQSMRSVASGADPSLASPAL; translated from the coding sequence ATTGACGGTGTGGTACCTTCCGGCCCGGTCGATCTTCGGGAGCTGCTGACGGCGGTGGAGCGAGCGGCGCCCGCCCATGCCGTGCAGGCGGTGGCCGGTGAGCTGGCGCGGACGATCGACGCGGTCGAGGCCTCCTTCCTGATCGCGGACTACGCGGGCGGTTACCTGGCGCGGTTGGCCCCGACGCGCCATCCCGTGGACGGCGACATCATGGCGCGGGTGCCCGTGGACGGCACCGTCCAGGGGCAGGTGATGCGGACCCAGCGGGTGCGGGTGGAGCGTGGCCCTACCGGCACGCACGTGTGCGTTCCGGTCACGGCCCGGGGCGAGGCGATCGGGGTGCTGGAGGTCCTACTGCCCGCCGGGTGCGCCACCGAATCCGTCGACGCCGTCGCGACCGCCGGGCACGCGCTCGCCTACATTGTGATCCCAAGTCGCCGGTACACGGATCTGTTCGAGTGGGGCCAGCGCTCCGTCCCGCTGGGCCTGGCCGCGGAGATCCAGCGCCGGCTGCTGCCGGAGTCGTTCACCTGTGAGGGCGCGCAGGTGACGGTGGCCGGCTGGCTGGAGCCGGCCGGGACCGTGGCCGGGGACACCTTCGACTACAGCTTCTCGCGTTCCCAGCTCTACGTGTCACTCACCGACGCGATGGGGCACGGGCTGACCGCGGCGCTGCTGGCGACCTTGCTGGTCAGCAGCCTGCGCAACGTCCGCCGTGGCGGTGGTGACCTGGCCAAACAGGTCACCCGGGCGAACACGATGATGGTGACGCAGATCCGGCCCGACGAGTTCGTCACCGGCCTGTTGCTGCAGGTCGATCTGCACAGCGGAGCCGTCTCCGTGGTGAACGCCGGTCACGTGCCGTTCTACCGGCTGCGCGCTCGTGAGGTGCAGGCGATCTCGTTCCCGGCGGATCCGCCGTTCGGCATGTTCGAGGGGACGAGCTACCAGATCCACAGCTTTCGGCTGCACCCGGGGGACCGGCTGCTGCTGGTCACCGACGGAATGATGGAACGCAACGCCGCACAGGTGGATCTGTCCGCGGCGCTCGTGGAGACACGGGACCTGCACCCACGGGAACTCGTCCAGGACCTCACCGGCAGGGTCCTACAGGTCACCGGGGAAAACCTGGATGATGACGCGACCGTCTTCTGCCTGGACTGGTACGGCAGCGACCAGTCCATGCGCAGCGTCGCCAGCGGTGCGGACCCCTCCCTCGCCTCTCCCGCGCTCTGA
- a CDS encoding CsbD family protein has protein sequence MSVVDKARNALQRFAGRGKRTTGRASGDRGMEARGTAEKIGGDLRQAGENLKDTKR, from the coding sequence ATGAGCGTGGTCGACAAGGCCAGGAACGCCCTGCAACGATTCGCGGGCCGCGGCAAGCGGACCACGGGCCGGGCCAGCGGAGACCGGGGCATGGAGGCCCGAGGCACCGCGGAGAAGATCGGCGGAGACCTCAGGCAGGCCGGCGAGAACCTGAAGGACACCAAGCGCTGA
- a CDS encoding alpha/beta hydrolase domain-containing protein: MPAGTSTRGRGVAPGRLRATLLCCLLAGTATVAASCSDGTPREPAASAAGSSTTTTSPAPRPAGPAADLQELTGGNGVSMGSPVTVDLTGPGYVQNEYAASGTATSYRPRGALTRDGRWTFQPADSAAYRTRVLVRRPADTGDVSGTVVVEWLNVSSGVDSDVEWYSTHEELTRHGDIWVGVSAQRIGVMGGDALTPAAAGSTTTGLRGADPARYGSLDQPGDGYAFDIFTQVARAVRAGGVVTGGSAPKHLLAAGESQSAFAMVTYINGVQPLTRAFDGFLVHSRGGGALPLVGPGQPASLTDPAAATPALVRADTGVPVLDVQTEGDLTVPLNSLRARQDDSDRFRLWEVAGAAHADAHTLGPFVNALNCGVPVNNAPTHVVVKAAIRALDTWVRTGTPPPTAPRITVTSGDSPGVTRDADGIAEGGIRTPPVAVPVDVLSGVPAANASVLCQLFGSTKPLPDTRVAALYPTKDAYLRRFTAAVDMTVKAGFALATDRAALLAYAQPDRVR; this comes from the coding sequence ATGCCTGCCGGAACAAGCACCCGCGGCCGAGGGGTCGCGCCGGGCCGGCTGAGGGCGACGCTGCTCTGCTGCCTGCTCGCCGGCACCGCGACGGTGGCGGCGAGCTGCTCGGACGGGACACCGCGCGAGCCCGCGGCGTCCGCCGCCGGGTCATCGACGACCACCACGTCGCCCGCGCCGCGGCCGGCGGGACCGGCGGCCGACCTCCAGGAGCTCACCGGCGGCAACGGGGTGAGCATGGGCTCGCCGGTGACGGTCGACCTGACCGGGCCCGGCTACGTCCAGAACGAATACGCGGCGTCGGGCACCGCGACGTCCTACCGGCCGCGGGGCGCGCTCACCCGCGACGGCCGCTGGACCTTCCAGCCCGCCGACAGCGCCGCCTACCGCACCCGGGTCCTCGTCCGACGTCCGGCGGACACCGGGGACGTCAGCGGCACCGTGGTCGTCGAGTGGCTGAACGTCAGCTCCGGCGTCGACTCGGACGTCGAGTGGTACAGCACCCACGAGGAGCTGACGCGGCACGGTGACATCTGGGTGGGCGTCTCGGCCCAGCGCATCGGGGTGATGGGCGGGGACGCCCTCACACCGGCCGCCGCCGGCAGTACGACGACCGGCCTGCGGGGCGCCGACCCGGCCCGGTACGGGTCCCTCGACCAGCCCGGGGACGGCTACGCCTTCGACATCTTCACCCAGGTGGCCCGAGCGGTACGCGCCGGCGGCGTGGTCACGGGCGGCTCCGCGCCCAAGCACCTCCTCGCCGCCGGCGAATCCCAGTCGGCGTTCGCCATGGTCACCTACATCAACGGCGTGCAGCCGCTCACCCGGGCCTTCGACGGCTTCCTGGTCCACAGCCGGGGCGGCGGCGCCCTGCCGCTCGTCGGGCCGGGCCAGCCCGCCAGCCTCACCGACCCGGCCGCGGCCACACCGGCACTCGTCCGGGCCGACACCGGCGTGCCCGTGCTCGACGTCCAGACCGAAGGCGACCTCACCGTTCCGCTGAACTCGCTGCGGGCGCGTCAGGATGACAGCGACCGGTTCCGGCTCTGGGAGGTGGCCGGAGCCGCCCACGCCGACGCCCACACGCTCGGCCCGTTCGTGAACGCGCTCAACTGCGGTGTGCCGGTCAACAACGCACCGACCCACGTCGTGGTGAAGGCGGCGATCCGCGCCCTCGACACCTGGGTCCGGACCGGCACCCCACCGCCCACCGCGCCGCGGATCACCGTCACCTCCGGCGACAGTCCCGGCGTCACCCGCGACGCCGACGGCATCGCCGAGGGCGGCATCCGTACCCCGCCCGTGGCCGTGCCGGTCGACGTCCTCTCCGGTGTTCCCGCCGCGAACGCCTCGGTGCTCTGTCAGCTGTTCGGTTCGACGAAGCCGCTGCCGGACACCCGCGTCGCGGCGCTCTACCCCACGAAGGACGCCTACCTGCGACGTTTCACGGCCGCGGTGGACATGACCGTCAAGGCCGGTTTCGCGCTGGCCACCGACCGGGCCGCGCTGCTCGCCTACGCCCAGCCAGACCGCGTCCGCTGA
- a CDS encoding response regulator transcription factor, with the protein MTIRVLLADDQTLLRATFRILIDSCEDMTVVAEAADGDEAVAAAREHHPDVVVMDIRMPGTDGLAATATICADETLATTRVLILTTFEIDEYVARALRVGASGFLGKDVETDELLAAIRTVAGGDALLSPTATRALIAQFLATPEPGRAAATDHAALATLTAREREITALAAEGYSNQDIARLLVISPLTARTHIHRAMAKLHARDRAQLVVIAYQTGLSRATPPI; encoded by the coding sequence ATGACCATCCGCGTACTGCTGGCTGACGATCAGACCCTCCTGCGAGCGACCTTCCGAATCCTGATCGACTCGTGCGAGGACATGACGGTGGTCGCCGAGGCCGCCGACGGGGACGAGGCCGTCGCCGCGGCCCGCGAGCACCACCCTGACGTCGTGGTGATGGACATCCGCATGCCCGGCACGGACGGACTGGCCGCCACCGCCACCATCTGCGCCGACGAGACGCTGGCCACCACCCGGGTCCTCATCCTCACCACGTTCGAGATCGACGAGTACGTCGCCCGGGCGCTGCGCGTCGGAGCGAGCGGCTTCCTCGGCAAGGACGTCGAGACCGACGAGCTTCTCGCCGCCATCCGCACCGTCGCGGGTGGCGACGCCCTGCTCTCACCCACGGCCACCCGCGCGCTCATCGCCCAGTTCCTCGCCACCCCCGAACCCGGCCGCGCCGCCGCGACGGACCACGCCGCCCTGGCCACCCTCACCGCCCGCGAACGGGAGATCACGGCACTGGCCGCCGAGGGCTACTCGAACCAGGACATCGCCCGGCTGCTCGTCATCAGCCCGCTGACCGCCCGCACCCACATCCACCGGGCAATGGCCAAACTGCACGCCCGTGACCGGGCGCAGCTCGTCGTCATCGCCTACCAGACCGGTCTGTCACGAGCCACCCCGCCGATTTGA